From one Planococcus citri chromosome 3, ihPlaCitr1.1, whole genome shotgun sequence genomic stretch:
- the LOC135838752 gene encoding telomere zinc finger-associated protein-like, with the protein MDIANSSDSDGDLIIDETIILSSGDEDTCPNGKYKLPDKDLRAKKILKVTTNEDNHWSSESLYQNLFHPESISSSDMKDELFIEETYTCTICNETFKYNVGLICHMDSEHKRDVTQQRAKQKKTAKNPRKLKQSKKFCATASQSYNRDLANKICFGGASMTNENLRLNGAGAGSGGTTVPVVFKKACDVCKKSFSDQNKLSKHMESCLKIGLNFHCIYCKSKFGWESKYKKHLFRTHKLNAAVICKLCSAVFCDTDSLATHSIECIKKQSAKKTIIAEQSFPNNVVSNVPT; encoded by the exons ATGGATATCGCAAACTCTTCAGATTCGGATGGTGACTTGATCATCGACGAAACGATTATATTAAGTAGCGGCGACGAAGATACCTGCCCTAATGGTAAATATAAATTACCAGATAAGGATTTACGAGCTAAGAAGATCTTGAAGGTGACAACTAACGAAGACAATCATTGGTCCAGTGAAAGCCTATACCAAAATCTCTTCCACCCCGAATCAATCAGTTCGTCCGATATGAAAGATGAATTATTTATCGAAGAGACGTACACATGTACCATATGTAACGAAACATTCAAATACAACGTTGGTTTGATTTGTCACATGGATTCAGAACACAAACGAGACGTCACACAGCAACGAGCCAAGCAGAAAAAAACCGCCAAGAATCCGAGGAAATTGAAACAGAGTAAAAAATTCTGTGCAACGGCTAGTCAATCTTACAACAGAGATTTGGCGAATAAAATATGTTTCGGTGGAGCTTCAATGACCAATGAAAACCTACGTTTGAACGGCGCCGGTGCCGGTTCCGGCGGAACCACCGTGCCGGTGGTATTTAAAAAAGCGTGCGACGTTTGTAAGAAATCGTTCAGCGATCAAAATAAACTGTCTAAGCATATGGAAAGTTGCCTGAAAATCGGACTGAATTTTCATTGTATTTATTGTAAATCGAAATTCGGCTGGGAGTCTAAATACAAGAAACATCTATTCCGGACTCATAAGTTGAACGCTGCTGTTATTTGTAAACTATGCTCGGCTGTATTTTGCGATACGGACAGCTTAGCTACGCATTCCATTGAGTGTATCAAGAAACAATCGGCTAAAAAAACAATTATAGCTGAACAGAGTTTTCCAAACAACGTTGTCAGCA ATGTGCCAACTTAG